The following are encoded together in the Glycine max cultivar Williams 82 chromosome 8, Glycine_max_v4.0, whole genome shotgun sequence genome:
- the LOC100820626 gene encoding uncharacterized protein isoform X2 produces MIDMWKSVLVLVFLCLSLSNGDDQEKKKPCLWEWKRLSSAYSAYRALFPSSIGLDMLKNLVTHTYARFFPPNIEREEEGQVKENGAGEKVREAFAKSLGNSKATLEDAAKSAAETVRTFSESDENRETQHQNEL; encoded by the exons ATGATTGATATGTGGAAGAGTGTATTGGTGTTGGTGTTCTTGTGTCTTAGTCTTAGTAATGGTGATgatcaagagaagaagaaaccCTGTTTGTGGGAGTGGAAGAGACTGAGTAGCGCTTACTCTGCCTATCGGGCACTTTTTCCTTCAAGTATTGGTCTTGACATGCTTAAGAACCTTGTCACTCACACATATGCCCGTTTCTTTCCTCCAAATATAGA AAGAGAGGAGGAAGGGCAAGTCAAAGAGAATGGAGCTGGGGAAAAGGTTAGAGAAGCTTTTGCGAAAAGCCTAGGAAATAGCAAAGCTACGTTGGAGGATGCAGCAAAATCAGCAGCGGAAACCGTGAGGACCTTCTCTGAGTCTGATGAGAATAGGGAAACACAACATCAAAACGAGCTCTGA
- the LOC100820626 gene encoding uncharacterized protein isoform X1 — protein sequence MIDMWKSVLVLVFLCLSLSNGDDQEKKKPCLWEWKRLSSAYSAYRALFPSSIGLDMLKNLVTHTYARFFPPNIDFRREEEGQVKENGAGEKVREAFAKSLGNSKATLEDAAKSAAETVRTFSESDENRETQHQNEL from the exons ATGATTGATATGTGGAAGAGTGTATTGGTGTTGGTGTTCTTGTGTCTTAGTCTTAGTAATGGTGATgatcaagagaagaagaaaccCTGTTTGTGGGAGTGGAAGAGACTGAGTAGCGCTTACTCTGCCTATCGGGCACTTTTTCCTTCAAGTATTGGTCTTGACATGCTTAAGAACCTTGTCACTCACACATATGCCCGTTTCTTTCCTCCAAATATAGA TTTTAGAAGAGAGGAGGAAGGGCAAGTCAAAGAGAATGGAGCTGGGGAAAAGGTTAGAGAAGCTTTTGCGAAAAGCCTAGGAAATAGCAAAGCTACGTTGGAGGATGCAGCAAAATCAGCAGCGGAAACCGTGAGGACCTTCTCTGAGTCTGATGAGAATAGGGAAACACAACATCAAAACGAGCTCTGA